One Curtobacterium sp. BH-2-1-1 genomic region harbors:
- a CDS encoding magnesium and cobalt transport protein CorA yields the protein MSVELNTVYVDRIAPIPSPSLDDTFRMLEDQGASACIVLHQPDAEELGDVAVALGLHELAVEDSAEGHQRPKLERYGSTLFVVLKPALYNDQQEEVAFGEVHAFVGEDFFLVVVKADPRGKQTVPRALQRMSGKPGLVTVGPQAQLWALMDSIVDGYVPVIDGLEEDINQIEDQLFAGEAGVSRRIYELFGEVVDFQRAARPLIHIIENLHRGAEKYHLPVEMQRRFRDVLDHAIRTVERLDTFRQLLQNALTVDSTLAAQKQNDDTKKISGWAAILFAPTLIAAIYGMNFTHMPELSWTWGYPLAIVAMVAFAAVLWVVFKVKRWF from the coding sequence GTGTCTGTCGAACTGAACACCGTCTACGTCGACCGGATCGCCCCGATCCCGAGTCCCTCGCTCGACGACACCTTCCGCATGCTCGAGGACCAGGGAGCGAGCGCGTGCATCGTTCTCCACCAGCCCGACGCCGAGGAGCTCGGCGACGTCGCGGTCGCGCTCGGCCTGCACGAACTCGCGGTCGAGGACTCCGCCGAGGGGCACCAGCGCCCGAAGCTCGAGCGCTACGGCTCGACGCTCTTCGTGGTCCTCAAGCCCGCGCTGTACAACGACCAGCAGGAGGAGGTCGCGTTCGGCGAGGTGCACGCCTTCGTCGGGGAGGACTTCTTCCTCGTGGTCGTGAAGGCCGACCCCCGTGGCAAGCAGACCGTCCCGCGGGCACTCCAGCGGATGAGCGGCAAGCCGGGACTCGTGACGGTGGGCCCGCAGGCGCAGCTCTGGGCGCTGATGGACTCGATCGTCGACGGGTACGTGCCGGTGATCGACGGCCTCGAGGAGGACATCAACCAGATCGAGGACCAGCTCTTCGCGGGCGAGGCCGGGGTCTCCCGTCGCATCTACGAGCTGTTCGGCGAGGTCGTGGACTTCCAGCGCGCGGCCCGACCGCTCATCCACATCATCGAGAACCTGCACCGCGGGGCGGAGAAGTACCACCTCCCGGTGGAGATGCAGCGCCGGTTCCGCGACGTGCTCGACCACGCGATCCGCACGGTGGAACGACTGGACACGTTCCGGCAGCTGCTGCAGAACGCGCTGACGGTCGACTCGACCCTCGCGGCGCAGAAGCAGAACGACGACACGAAGAAGATCTCGGGCTGGGCGGCGATCCTCTTCGCCCCGACACTCATCGCGGCGATCTACGGCATGAACTTCACGCACATGCCCGAGCTCTCCTGGACGTGGGGGTACCCGCTGGCGATCGTCGCGATGGTGGCGTTCGCCGCGGTCCTGTGGGTGGTGTTCAAGGTCAAGCGCTGGTTCTGA